A region of Dethiosulfovibrio russensis DNA encodes the following proteins:
- the hpt gene encoding hypoxanthine phosphoribosyltransferase produces the protein MDYEVAGTLIDEGRLARRVAELGKAISVDYNGRELIVIGILRGAVIFMADLVRAIDDNVDVSMDFISVSSYGDSTKSSGVVRINKDLDNSIKDKDVLIVEDIVDTGLTLSYLRRVLMEREPKSLAICSLLDKKERRIADISVDYVGFDIPDLFVVGYGLDYAERWRNLRSVHSVEPTVEA, from the coding sequence ATGGATTACGAGGTTGCCGGAACCCTCATAGACGAGGGTAGGCTAGCCCGAAGAGTCGCGGAATTGGGGAAGGCCATAAGCGTCGACTACAACGGCAGGGAACTCATCGTTATAGGAATACTTAGGGGAGCGGTCATATTCATGGCCGATCTGGTTCGGGCTATAGACGATAATGTCGATGTCAGCATGGATTTTATAAGTGTATCCTCTTACGGGGATTCCACGAAGTCCAGTGGCGTGGTGCGCATAAACAAAGATTTGGATAACTCTATAAAGGACAAAGACGTTCTCATAGTGGAGGATATCGTCGATACGGGGCTTACCCTTTCCTATCTCAGGAGGGTCTTGATGGAGAGAGAACCGAAAAGCCTGGCGATATGTTCCCTGTTAGATAAGAAAGAGAGACGGATCGCCGATATCTCCGTCGATTACGTCGGCTTCGATATACCCGATCTTTTCGTCGTAGGATACGGCCTGGATTATGCGGAGAGATGGCGTAACCTTCGGTCGGTCCACTCGGTGGAGCCTACGGTCGAGGCATAA